In Duganella zoogloeoides, a single genomic region encodes these proteins:
- a CDS encoding glycine zipper 2TM domain-containing protein: MSLHTKLIAAALCVSALPFAQVASAADFEDYGRVVRVTPQVEQINRPRQECRTEYVQVQQPPPQRGVGGAIIGGLIGGLAGNQVGGGSGRSAATAAGAIAGAVIGDRTENSNVPNSGGYQEQQVKQCRTVDHWESRTSGYQVTYEYRGRNYTDVMSYDPGERLRLRVAIEPMQR, encoded by the coding sequence ATGAGCCTGCACACCAAATTGATCGCGGCAGCCCTTTGCGTCAGCGCCCTGCCGTTCGCACAAGTTGCCAGCGCTGCCGATTTCGAAGATTACGGCCGCGTGGTGCGCGTAACGCCGCAGGTCGAGCAAATCAACCGTCCGCGCCAGGAATGCCGTACCGAATATGTGCAAGTTCAGCAACCGCCACCACAGCGCGGCGTCGGCGGCGCCATCATTGGCGGCCTGATCGGCGGCCTGGCCGGTAACCAGGTGGGCGGCGGCAGCGGCCGCTCGGCAGCCACTGCTGCTGGCGCCATCGCTGGCGCCGTGATCGGCGACCGTACCGAGAACTCGAACGTCCCCAACAGCGGTGGCTACCAGGAACAGCAAGTCAAGCAGTGCCGCACGGTCGATCATTGGGAATCGCGCACTTCCGGCTACCAGGTCACCTACGAGTATCGCGGCCGCAACTATACCGACGTCATGTCGTACGATCCCGGCGAACGCCTGCGCCTGCGCGTGGCGATCGAGCCGATGCAGCGCTAA
- a CDS encoding spermine/spermidine synthase domain-containing protein, translated as MLIKRKSIEKEESSRPARKPKFAPVTLSEQDGVRYLHFGTEWVQGAMRIRKPNWPELEYAQQMMAAMLWQEQPRHLAQLGLGTATLTKFSYTTFPDATITAVELNPSVIAICESMFKLPPNDARLRVLEMDALDFVNDEANAGTIDALQVDLYDATARGPVLDSAEFYQACNRCLTDDGIMTVNLFGDHPSYARNIKAIKFAFAQVICLPEVHDGNVVAIAFKRQRAIDLEALTARAAQILADTKLPAKSWVKGIAASLTK; from the coding sequence ATGCTGATCAAACGTAAATCCATCGAAAAAGAAGAATCCTCCCGCCCGGCACGCAAGCCCAAGTTTGCGCCGGTCACGCTGTCCGAGCAGGATGGCGTGCGTTATCTGCATTTCGGCACGGAATGGGTGCAAGGCGCGATGCGTATCCGCAAGCCGAACTGGCCCGAACTCGAATACGCGCAGCAGATGATGGCTGCCATGCTGTGGCAGGAACAGCCGCGCCACCTGGCCCAACTGGGCCTCGGTACGGCCACCCTTACCAAGTTCAGCTATACCACTTTCCCGGATGCGACGATTACGGCGGTGGAACTCAATCCATCGGTGATCGCCATTTGCGAGTCGATGTTCAAGCTGCCGCCGAACGACGCCCGCTTGCGCGTGCTGGAAATGGATGCGCTCGATTTCGTCAACGACGAGGCCAACGCCGGCACCATCGACGCCCTGCAAGTGGACCTGTACGACGCCACCGCGCGCGGCCCGGTGCTCGACAGCGCCGAGTTCTACCAGGCGTGCAACCGCTGCCTGACCGATGATGGCATCATGACGGTGAACCTGTTCGGCGACCATCCGAGCTATGCGCGCAACATCAAGGCCATCAAGTTCGCGTTCGCGCAAGTGATTTGCCTGCCGGAGGTCCATGATGGCAACGTCGTGGCGATCGCCTTCAAGCGCCAGCGCGCCATCGACCTCGAGGCGCTCACCGCGCGCGCCGCGCAGATCCTGGCCGACACCAAGCTGCCGGCCAAGTCGTGGGTCAAGGGCATTGCGGCCAGCCTGACCAAGTAG
- a CDS encoding GspE/PulE family protein, protein MAAPLDLQDIYNWLLADGMVRKSEVNTLYAHSQAIMKNSPMHPLCAVAHGKLLSAQPPHKLLTLDALCEWMAHRHQLPFIRIDPLKIDFTKVADVMSASYAARFHILPVELTPDMLVVATSDPNATEWEAEIARLSRRAIRRVIANPLDIAQYTTQFFSLAKSIKKANKSNSNELALRNNFEQLVELGKASKQVDANDQHVINIVDWLWQYAFEQRASDIHLEPKRDMASIRFRIDGVLHQVYQVPAVVMIAMTARIKLLGRMDVIEKRRPQDGRIKTRTAGGQEVELRLSTLPTAFGEKLVMRIFDPDVVVKTLPELGFPVDDAARWDSLTRRPHGIILVTGPTGSGKTTTLYTTLKALATSEVNVCTVEDPIEMVEPAFNQMQVHPAIDLTFADGVRALMRQDPDIIMVGEIRDLATAEMAIQAALTGHLVLSTLHTNDAPSAVMRLLELGVPYYLLEATLIGIMAQRLVRTLCDHCKAPDGELADDLWHSLGGAWHMPKPAAIYRAVGCAECRQTGYRGRTGLYELLTVTEQFGEQIREETDVHALRRQAVADGMKPLRIAGALKIAEGATTADEVLKATAALTSRGAAKQAP, encoded by the coding sequence ATGGCCGCACCGCTCGATCTGCAAGACATCTATAACTGGCTGCTGGCCGACGGCATGGTGCGCAAGAGCGAGGTCAATACGCTCTACGCCCACAGCCAGGCCATCATGAAGAACAGTCCCATGCACCCGCTGTGCGCGGTGGCGCATGGCAAGCTGCTCTCGGCCCAGCCGCCGCACAAGCTGCTCACGCTCGACGCGCTGTGCGAGTGGATGGCGCACCGTCACCAGTTGCCCTTCATCCGCATCGACCCGCTCAAGATCGATTTCACCAAGGTGGCCGACGTCATGTCCGCCAGCTATGCAGCGCGCTTCCACATCCTGCCCGTCGAACTGACGCCGGACATGCTGGTGGTGGCCACCTCGGACCCCAACGCCACCGAGTGGGAAGCGGAAATCGCGCGGCTGTCGCGCCGGGCGATCCGCCGCGTGATCGCCAATCCGCTCGATATCGCCCAATACACCACGCAGTTCTTCAGCCTGGCCAAGTCGATCAAGAAGGCCAACAAGAGCAACAGCAACGAACTGGCGCTGCGCAACAACTTCGAGCAACTGGTGGAACTGGGCAAGGCCAGCAAACAGGTCGATGCCAACGACCAGCACGTGATCAACATCGTCGACTGGCTGTGGCAGTACGCGTTCGAGCAGCGCGCCTCCGACATTCACCTCGAACCCAAGCGCGACATGGCGTCGATCCGTTTCCGCATCGACGGCGTGCTGCACCAGGTGTACCAGGTGCCGGCGGTGGTGATGATCGCCATGACCGCGCGCATCAAGCTGCTCGGTCGCATGGACGTGATCGAAAAACGCCGCCCGCAGGACGGCCGCATCAAGACCCGCACCGCCGGCGGCCAGGAAGTGGAGCTGCGCCTGTCCACGTTGCCCACCGCGTTCGGCGAAAAACTGGTGATGCGTATTTTCGATCCCGACGTGGTGGTGAAAACCCTGCCGGAGCTGGGCTTCCCGGTGGACGACGCCGCGCGCTGGGACAGCCTCACGCGCCGTCCGCACGGCATCATCCTGGTGACCGGCCCCACCGGCTCGGGCAAGACGACCACCCTGTACACCACGCTCAAGGCGCTGGCCACGTCCGAAGTCAACGTGTGCACGGTCGAAGACCCGATCGAGATGGTGGAACCGGCCTTCAACCAGATGCAGGTGCATCCCGCCATCGACCTGACGTTTGCCGACGGCGTGCGCGCGCTGATGCGGCAAGACCCCGACATCATCATGGTCGGCGAGATCCGCGACCTGGCCACGGCCGAAATGGCGATCCAGGCCGCGCTGACCGGCCACCTGGTGCTGTCCACGCTGCACACCAACGACGCGCCGTCGGCCGTGATGCGGCTGCTGGAACTGGGCGTGCCCTACTACCTGCTGGAAGCGACGCTGATCGGCATCATGGCGCAGCGCCTGGTGCGCACGCTGTGCGACCACTGCAAGGCGCCCGACGGCGAACTGGCCGACGACCTGTGGCACAGCCTGGGCGGCGCCTGGCACATGCCCAAGCCGGCCGCCATCTACCGCGCCGTGGGCTGCGCCGAATGCCGGCAAACCGGCTACCGTGGCCGCACCGGCCTGTACGAACTGCTGACGGTGACCGAACAATTCGGCGAACAGATACGCGAAGAAACCGACGTCCACGCACTGAGGCGCCAGGCCGTTGCCGACGGCATGAAGCCGCTGCGCATCGCCGGCGCGCTCAAGATCGCCGAAGGGGCGACGACGGCGGACGAGGTGCTGAAGGCAACGGCGGCGCTGACGTCCCGGGGCGCGGCAAAACAAGCGCCTTAA
- a CDS encoding barstar family protein, whose translation MTVPANLVQSIRAFRVVELQEEAARLGHHFLYAHPLAGATKQQVLGLIAESFQFPKGIGKNFDGLRETLTTTMAAAGHQEGFLVVLEQLPNAQKFDKEARETLLDVFRDAADYWAEKQVPFRVFYSFE comes from the coding sequence ATGACCGTGCCGGCCAACCTGGTGCAGTCGATCCGCGCCTTCCGCGTGGTCGAATTGCAGGAGGAAGCGGCGCGCCTCGGCCATCACTTCCTGTATGCGCACCCGCTCGCCGGTGCCACCAAGCAGCAGGTGCTGGGCCTGATCGCCGAATCGTTCCAGTTTCCCAAGGGCATAGGCAAGAATTTCGACGGTCTGCGCGAAACGCTGACCACCACCATGGCCGCTGCCGGCCACCAGGAAGGTTTCCTGGTCGTGCTTGAACAATTGCCGAATGCCCAGAAATTTGACAAGGAAGCACGGGAAACCCTGCTTGACGTCTTCCGCGATGCTGCCGATTATTGGGCCGAAAAGCAGGTCCCGTTCCGCGTGTTCTACTCGTTCGAATAG
- the purN gene encoding phosphoribosylglycinamide formyltransferase has product MKNIVILISGRGSNMEAIVRAAQAERWPARIAAVISNRADAGGLEFAAAHGIATAVVSNKDYVSREAFDAALQTVIDGYAPDLVVLAGFMRILTPGFVDHYAGRMLNIHPSLLPLFPGLHTHAQALAAGVTEHGATVHFVTAELDHGPAVAQARVPVLPGDTPDTLSARVLVQEHTLYPQAVRDFVDGKLTMAQEHTQVLEH; this is encoded by the coding sequence ATGAAAAACATCGTCATCCTTATTTCAGGTCGCGGAAGCAACATGGAAGCGATCGTGCGTGCGGCCCAGGCCGAGCGTTGGCCGGCCCGCATTGCCGCCGTGATCAGCAACCGTGCCGACGCTGGCGGGCTCGAATTTGCCGCCGCGCATGGCATCGCTACTGCCGTGGTCTCGAACAAGGATTACGTCAGCCGCGAAGCGTTCGACGCCGCCCTGCAAACCGTCATCGATGGCTACGCGCCCGACCTGGTGGTGCTGGCCGGCTTCATGCGCATCCTGACGCCGGGCTTCGTGGACCATTACGCGGGCCGCATGCTCAATATCCACCCGTCGCTGCTGCCGCTGTTCCCGGGCCTGCACACCCATGCGCAGGCGCTGGCGGCTGGCGTGACCGAACACGGCGCGACCGTGCATTTTGTCACTGCCGAGCTCGATCATGGTCCGGCCGTCGCGCAAGCGCGGGTACCGGTATTGCCCGGCGATACGCCCGACACCCTGTCGGCGCGGGTGCTGGTACAGGAACACACGCTTTACCCGCAGGCCGTGCGCGATTTCGTGGATGGCAAGCTGACGATGGCGCAAGAACATACCCAGGTCCTCGAACACTGA